tgagagtttaatggattatcccattatgggggagtgatgtcCTTTGCACACcttacaatcctataaatgtgtatgcatggggaataccacttagttttgatacttcaagattatctagtttctatgtggtatgtcttactcatgagaaattcaaattctatatggtccattaagtatctcttgttggttttaatttgccacttgttaatgttgttggtttatcacattatgggggagtaatatgctatgtgcatattacaaacctagaaaatgtgtacgtttgacgtgttgccacttagtgttgatattgtaaattatcttgttcctaggtggcatgttagctctacaagtgtcatttgcttgcgttttgtgggtaaagatgatcttggatatatttgtgatctaccaatgagtatcacttcgaaaatacttcttgtccttgacaattggtattcccatcatgtgattggaattgctaatcatctttatatttgattttgtgtttcgtttgtcttccttgcctcttatgaatctattttaacatgtctagtgtttttatagatatagataaagtgatgatcccatcgtgtgcgttttgtattcaaatgcaaattctatataatgcacgtcccttgggggagctatcctattttctttagaacactctctttattcacccatcataaaatcttttgatccccatcaagtatgtgttgatgggaggcaagtcttgctctttatgatgctttgtgccatcatgaaaatttgtcgagggcttggtttgttggaacctagctctcttttggaaactagatacctcgtgtttgtttttccttcaattggtttcttgttgccttctatttggcatgtgtcaatggatatctcattccttgaggtatcttttaattgatacccttcaagtgatagttcttttgttttaggatcttattatcacttgataccttgtcttttgatgacttatcaactttgtgttgagttgattcttgagagtcttgagcatgcgtatctagctactatatacaacttcttttgcttgctttccttctttgacccaatatataggtgaaactccaccttgtaataaattggctaaagtgtgcataaaattcaaattcatatatatatgcacatatgtatgtggagtttgtcttatgtattgctggttttctaactctttggtcccaatgagtttgggcaccattttgtttgttctgttgttccaggaacaactggagatgcattggatgctcggctgacctataaggaagatgttgagaccatgtgattattggagccaagttaggatgatcaaagaacaactatctactacatcaatccaatgttgtctcggtaacaagtatccacttcatgcattcttttcttgcaaaggacccaacctgtcttttcttttccaggttgcatcatggcatgaatctcttgatttgttctcgtagtacttgtttgctttctcaaagcatccgaacgatgatgtcttactactagttgggatgtctttgatgttcatatgttggaagttcatattgtacaataagaaaatattaggccatgtgctatgcttccaagcaaaagatctcattgatatatttatgacttccttttggatatctagtttgttccttcttgtaaccatttcgtgtgtacatccttctttgtggatatatatcatcgtgattgtcttctacttagaatcttttacacatgaaagaagttacatctctaattaatatcctattttctttcacgatcatcactgcatttcctttttcagcttttggtggcttcgtgaaaagttttattttgagtgcgtatcttattttcctacatcttgatgcactctttggccgtgaagattatttttcctcatgcttgtcttgatgagggttttgccatttcaattagtatctctcctcttaacaaggttcttactttctatcttcacaatgggttgtcacaagcgttggttcttattttgtttattagtaagcttgtgaacccattttctagtatgtgtgtgtgggaatgatatgtcttgccctttgtatctcatttcatcaagactatgttgatgagtaatgctcatccttatcttagtcttctcaagtgctttgccatgactcacacacattactttgcttgagcttattcttaagttgcttcctttacatgttgctcaaccatttgttttgtgcaattggtaTGCTTATtacctcatctatcttcttgcactcgttgtgtgtttttattaattttgggggagcaatgatcctattttgtgcacatgtatcaaatacaaaaatctcgtattagtgcacaaatcatggggagcttctctagtttttgataaaacactctgttgcatttatcataatatcttctattcatgtggttcgaaggaccatatgattgtttgttccatcaggaatcttttgattgcttgcctctatttttgtatgtctttgtggcatatgatccttttatttgcaatctttgggtcctcattatagtttgtttccctccaactacttatcattgtatttgtgtatttctctgcactcatttgctgagaagtacacaccttttggaggaccacctactatattgactttctaaagtttttgtccattttggcaatcgatgccaatgggggagaagcttagagagtttactttggatatgtttagagggttttgcttttattgcgtaagcatttacgtcttcatgcatgcattattaccttgtatgtgtgcgcttggttatgcttatttcttatataaactctcttgaagtggttgtcttcaattaccaaaatgggggagatttttagagcatatatctccatatgtggttttggtaattgatgacaattcctatggaataatggttgccttaagttatatttataggatttgtccataggcacttcttgaagtccatctgttgggttcaaggagtttatatgatgaccaagatggtattcaaggtattatccaaagaatggtcatagagacactaggttgatcaagatcttagacaaagagtaaataagatgatcaacacacaaagcgtataagatgtaccgagagggatcaagtgatcccatggtatggtaagcattgtacaTTACGTGttggtgtactaacccatggtctttgtgagagtcctatgtgggggttaggtgtgcttccatgggcttgcgtcaaaaggaagatctcatacaacccatgaaggatgacgtcaagtggcgatcgtcatcaagattgtggtgtgcaagttcaagtggatcaacacgaatatatcattgaaactattgttaatgatcatgtgttgataaggacaagctcatgtgctaacaaggccaagatcaagataagcattcctgagcactacatgcttgattcttgtggatgttcacatggtggacaaatgaagatgaatacataagctaggctttccacattgtgtatgggagagctgcttgaagacttcatcatgtcttgctttcaacttgagccaagaaggaacaacaacatcaagctcaagtgaaagggctaactcaaaggtaccggttcctttgacgttagtggtgcggagtgatgatcagcgaataaaagtatacactcaagtatggatcatcggtaccccttttataattcttgagtctttagggatcccgcactattaagaggggatcacaggttttgtgatgaacttgctcaaactagatatccactgttctgctcttaccacatctccactgctctgctgttatcagaaaacaggaccagtgcctcggacatccggcctcctccggacgtccgaggcccggacgtccgaccagcttccggagccctgcaccagaagaacataagctctataactcggatttccggctccccccggacgtccgaggcccggacgtccgtcccctttcggaaatccggaacctcccaccagaagaagttgagtcgaataactcggatttccggtcttctccggaCGTCTGGTCGCTGTTCATTTCACAGGGgttccagtcatatctacagccctcggacgaccgacccgtgtcggacgtccgacccctcgcggacgcccggacttccggcaactgttggacgtccggaccctgtgtgacttaaagtgtccccaacggctgtttttctctccccactataaataccccctcccaattcgtgagagggttgcccaacacagccttatcctcataagaacacacttctacctcacacacatttgctcacaccaaaccttagatcccaagagcatttgtgagcccctttgagagttgttccaatcaaaagatagatcgtctccctctcctcctctcaacccaagctatttgagatttgagcaagttttgagcattccccgtgatcttgttactcttggaggttggagactcctaggcggtaggagttcttcggagaggaatcaatccgtgtgattaccccccggaaaagtttgtgagggtttggaagccacctcaaaggcttaccactagtggttgagaaacgccttcgtggtgttatctcaaagggataatagggtgagccttcgtgacgttggtgtgccttcatggtaacatccacctctctaacggtgactagcttccctccaaggaagtgaacatcgggatacatcttcgtctcagtgaccttggttatccttaaccctaactccttacttgtggtttacttgtgttacttgagcatacatacattgcatattgtttgtgctcattatattgtgttggccatttcttgtacaagattaatcattcaagcataccctctatatccacacgttcatacttgcagcccttgatatatcgtgtgatatagtgtgatctagtatcttgtgttgttcacctacttgtcgtgtgatatagctcaagtaagtttgtgtaacttacttggtgCTTGTTAGTAATTGTATTGTgtgcatcttggtagatcgtgttgttgatacacgttgcagtgcctagtgcatttagggtttgtgcttgacaagtaccctcttagtttatttccgcattagtttcaagccaaatccaaagaagtttttaaatagcctattcaccccccccccctctaggcatcatcgaggtcttttcaattggtatcagagctaggtatctctttaattaggtttcacggcctagagagtatcgatgtcgactattggattagtgcacaatggcatctttgactttgatggcacaaattataccctatggagaattcgtatgattcatcactttcgggccatgggcccaaatactttacgaattgttcttgtaggccatgggcccaaatagcctattcaccccccccctctaggcgtcatcgaggtcttttcatagagaatgtgggatcagatgacaaactgaaggtggtgttccattctctgtctctacaacaatacaatcttacattcaatacattcattcatcagcaaacaaatccccacaaaacaaaatttcttgcggtgcttggcacactgttggaggcatggggaggggatctcaccagatgatgagttcctgccggaggagaggatacgatgaggggagcaagggttaggcgcctctatctggccataaggagtcgccgttgccgcgccataacctcggagttccccgtgtgagccatggaggcccgcctccacctgcaagtacttcgctccgccgcggcgCCGTCGttatgcatcgagcagacgcatcatccccagtcactgtagttgtcgcgttgatttgattcagaagttgtgctcgagcgccaaaacGTGGGCAGCaaacgggcagaggtacggcagcggaggcgggtgggttgatatCGACAACAGCGGTGGTTGAGGTCAGCCgcagcggcgagtggtgtggcagcagcCCGGGCACAGGCCGGGGTGGACCAGGATcggcgcgatgcgctcgagcgccgcaacgggggcagtgagcggggagaggtacggccgcggaggcgggtgggttgagatcggcagcggtggcggttgtggTCGGCCGCGACGgcaagtggtgtggcggcggcctgggcacatgccagggtggcccagggtcgacggaaggaggcgatgcgtacgggtataatttttacagcgaatcattttttccttttgtgtTGCAGATAAataatggagcgcgggttgaataataaaaattacagatttttttttataaaaatgtcgcggtgggttttccgacggaagcaatagcctctttattattactagcaaaagggcccatgcgttgcaacgggagaaagaaataccacacggcacacgctcttaatttataaaaaatgtctataatttgagaatttatagttacgatacaaataaagatggtcttatcctacaaaaatgcagttcaaaatttcacaggtcttctattttaacacggcttgcatgtagatttaatacgtataaagaatcagtcaagtgaccttcagtttcatctctaatcctgattttgttgacgtgttcatccccaacccagatgagtaccggtatgaaagaaagacgaataatgacttatttattaagattgcaccctagatagtatttttattaaacgtttaacagataaaataatatgatatttaaattctacatatttttctaatcaaattccatgtataatatgttaaatttgaagttacggtttaaaagatatgagtatttaaaaatatatttaatatatactacgagtttaatgtcataaacagtaagggcatttttgtaaaatcacctcggtgggttttccgacggaagcgatagcctctttattattaggtaaagattaggTATAGGTATAggtattaggtatagatatagatatattaGTATATATATGATATGGGTCGGGACGTGTCGCCCCTTTGCCCCACCGACGAACACAGAACACATCAGTCCATAATCTAATCTGTCCTCAGCTTTGCTTCTCTATATAGCAGAGATAGCTGGGTAGTCCTTATTGAAATCGCGGACAAGATCCAGCACATTCCCCAGCATGGGGACAGTGGCCCCGGCTACATGCGCGAGAGCAGCGAGCCGAGGTCCACGTCTCCACGTTGGCCGCCAGTGCCTGTGCATCCAGCGCCGGCAGGCCGGAGCCCATGCATCCCCCTCGACCGGAAACCTTCTCCATGGCAATCGAGGTGCACCATTGCTGGAGCTTGTCCAAGGCACGAGCAAAAGCTCTGGACAGGGAAGACATATCATCATCGCCTTAAACAGAATAGACATacacgaagaggaggaggacagaAAATGAAGACGAAAAGTTGGGGCATGCGGCAACTGACAAGGTTCAATTTACTGAGAGATACCTTCACACGATACTTCATAGAAATGACAATTGGATCGCATCATCATAAAAAAATGACAAAAGTCAAGTTAGCAGATGACAAACAGTAATATCTTTTCCTTTAAGTTACGCCAACGGGAACGGGGGAATCGAGTTTGGAATTTCCAAGAACACACATTTTTTcattcatggggtagagaatgtgggatcagatgacaaactgaaggtggtgttccattctctgtctctacaacaatacaatcttacattcaatacattcattcatcagcaaacaaatccccacaaaacaaaatttcttgtcggtgcttggcacacggttggaggcatggggaggggatctcaccagatgatgagttcctgccgaaggaggggatacgatgaggggagcaagggttaggcaccTCTATCtgaccataaggagtcgccgttgccgcgccataacctcggagttcctcgtgtgagccatggaggcccgcctccacctgcaagtacttcgctccgccgcgtttTTGGGTAGAAAGACAATAGGATCATTGTCTCCGGTGTAATCAGTTTGCCCTCAGTGCGGTTGTGTTCCGTAGACAGGTTTCTTGCACATGCAATAATTTGATTAAGGACACAACTGTGTTTGATCAATTGTATGACTTAAATTGCCTTGGAATGATGGTTTACTCTATAGCAAAGTATGGGGTGTTGTGCTTGTAAATGCACGGGCAtcactttattttttgtttcattACAGAAAATGGATCACGGCTTTGAATCAAGCACTGTTGCCTGCAGTATTAGCTAGAAACTAAATATATGGATTAGAGAAATCCATGCTAAGCATTGATCTAGAGATTGGATGTGTGAGCCACCAACTTATCTGTAAAATTGTTATATTTttatcccgttgcaacgcacggcagcggtggcggttaagATCGGCCGCGGCGACGAGTGATGTAGcgacggcctgggcacaggccaggatggccagggtcgacgggaggaggcgatgcgtacgggtataattttttcaccgaatcgttttttccttttgcgttgcagataaatgatggagcgcgggttgaataacaaaaattacagaaactttttttataaaaatatcgcggtgggtttttcgacgaaagcaatagccgctttattattaggtatagatacggTGTTTCCATCAAGATGTTAACAACTTCAAAATAAATCAGTTGGTTGTGATCACCTAATTGCCTAAGTTATTTGAGACCTGAAAAGTTGGGACTGTTTAGAATTGGCTTGTGACCTTTAGATAGATCCGTtgagttttaaaaaaaaaatgtATCAGgtgtcatgtactccctccgttcctaaatataagtctttttaaagattgcactaatggactacatacggatgtatatagacatattttaaaatatagattcattcattttgctccgtatgtagaccactagttaaatctcttaaaagacttatatttaggaacggatggagtacgaTGCATTCTATTACACTGGCTAGATGTTTGATTTGACAGTGTCATTTGATATTCTCACGAGGTCTCATTATGCAGCCACACAATATCATTCTGCAGTTATCATAATTTATTTGCCTAAAAATAGAAAGGTGCATTCTTGGTGTTCATGTTTTCCTTTCATTGATCCTCATTTCTTGCAATTTCACATTCATGCCATTCCTATTGTTTCTGATGTTTTGAGCTTTAGACCGGGTGATAAAAAAGACCATTACTTCTCCTAAGGGGTGTGtcgctaatttttttgtggtttagaGTTGAGCACATACTTTCATTAAAAAAGGCGCCAGTATCGCACGCTTTTGGCAATTAACTAATTATGTAACACGTGCAGATTACCGAGCATTACAAAGCTTTTGTTCACCCAGAGGATTATTCAGCCACCCTCCTGTATCAAGTTTATGGTAGCCTGGCATACTTATACAACAATCCAACGGCTTTCAGCACATAACTTATACAAATCCAGACTGCAACATCTATGAAGAATTGGACAACTGATTCTACACACAGCTAATTCTGTGGGTCGTTTCTCAGAATCCGATTCTGCAGAATCTGCAGCTGAAAAGAACTGGCCAATATCCTAGGGAACTCATTCATCAGAGTCTTGATTTTGCTGAGGAGCCCATAACAATCATCACTTTGCCGACGGCTTTCCTATCTCTCAAGTCAGCAAAAGCGAGATGGGCCTGTAATTTTTTTGACAATTATATGGTAAATCTCTACATATGGGAAGAAGGTAAATGCAATTTTGGATTTGATTCAAGAACTGTTTAAGAGCTTCAACATATGAGTATAACATTATTAATGGTGTCAGCCTACATATTTCGACCGCACTAACAATAGAGCATGACCTGTGTACATTTACCAGAAATGAAGTGATGAAAATCACTTGTTAGGTCAAATTATGCTGGTAGAAATTTATATGTTAGAAACAAAACACTAATACTGACACGTAGACACGGAGCCAGCAGCCTAGCAATACCCATAAACACAAACAGAAAATACTATGTATGAATTTATAAGCATCAAAATGATAGCAATTAACGAATATAGATAGGCGACATGGCAGTCAAATGGTGCAAACAATGCAACTACAATTTACCCAACCATAGTTCACAAAACGTCCTTCGACACCATAAAGTTCTGTCTGCCATGAGGATATGTTAAGGTATGCAGAGGCAAGCACCACACAGGTAGTTCATGTAATAGAGGCAAGCACCACACCTAGTTCATGTAATGACTAAGCGAGAAATTTCAGCCTGCTAAAACTATTGTGAAGTTTATTAATGGTGCTTACCTCAGTGAGCCTGTAGGTGTGTGAAATTTTAACTGTTATCAAACCCTTTGAAAGCCATGACAGGAGTTCGTTAAGTGAGTCGATGAGTACTGCTGGCCGGTGAATTAAGTAGCTTCCCCAGTACAGACCATGAATTGTCCAGTTCTGAAACATCACACCACAATTAGCTAGTactattattttgcagaaagcactTCTATCACTATTCAGTATCCTTACTACATAAGTTCCTTTTTAGTGCTGTAATGTCTAAATATACTAAATTCCGAATATTGCCATCTTATATTCTAGTGttatcaactactccctccgtaatataagacgttttttgacactacactagtgtCAAAAAAAGTCTTACATTATGGGACAGCGGGAGTAAGTCTGAAATAAATACAACTTTACATTGACTGATCGTATTGCAATTTCTTGGATGTATGATTTTGATATGAACTTATAGGATTGCATCCATGGTACTGACTGATGGATTCTCAAATTAGTTTCAATATGATGTTGCAGGAATCAAGACTTCAGTGGTGTCTCTTCTTTAGCAAGCTAAAGTTTGTCCTGATGAATGCCTATTCTAGGTATATATAGTAGGCTCTTCTGATTCTAGCAATGCAGTAAAAAGACAAATACACCAAGCAGTTAAAATAAATACTGAAAGCCGACATTGAGTCAATTCCACATATAAAGCAGACGACCTTAACCTTCATTTTCAATACACTAGTATACCTTAATAAGTGCAATGTTAGCTCGAATAACTGGAACATCTCCACTAGCAAATCCAATGAGCAGAATATGTGCACCCCAATTGAGAAGTTTCAAGCTATCTTGGGTAAGCTTGCCACCAACAGGATCATATAAAACATCGACACCTTTGAGACCACTAGCCTTTAAAAAGGACTTGGCACTCTCAATAACATTCTCCTTGCTCGAGTCAATCACATGATCAGCTCCTATTGACTTGAGATATTGCAATTTCTCAACTCCCCTGAACTCAAGACGAATAATATTTACTGACCGGAAAAAAATAGTCAAATATAAAATACATAACAACAACCTATGTTTGACCAGAATACATAACGATGATCCAAGAATTTAATTTGTTGTGCTAATCACCTGGCAACTGCAATAACAATAGCACCGCAAACTTTTCCTATCTGTACAGCAGATACCCCAACACCGCCGGCAGCACCAAGTACAAGTAGCACCTGAGATTACAACTTAGATTAACGAGAATCACCAAAGTACTCGGAGAAGCTTGGGGTGCAGCAGATAAATGCATGATGCATATTG
This genomic stretch from Hordeum vulgare subsp. vulgare chromosome 6H, MorexV3_pseudomolecules_assembly, whole genome shotgun sequence harbors:
- the LOC123401900 gene encoding quinone oxidoreductase-like protein 2 homolog isoform X1; the encoded protein is MEALVVRKLGDPTLPPGGEESPFAAVSGDRPIPELSSPTSVRVRVAATSLNFATFLQVQGKYQERPPLPFVPGSDYAGVVDAVGPGVRRLRPGDRVCSLASVGSFAEFIVADEKALYVVPDGCDLVAAGALPVAFGTSHLALAHRAQLKAGQVLLVLGAAGGVGVSAVQIGKVCGAIVIAVARGVEKLQYLKSIGADHVIDSSKENVIESAKSFLKASGLKGVDVLYDPVGGKLTQDSLKLLNWGAHILLIGFASGDVPVIRANIALIKNWTIHGLYWGSYLIHRPAVLIDSLNELLSWLSKGLITVKISHTYRLTEAHLAFADLRDRKAVGKVMIVMGSSAKSRL